A stretch of the Zonotrichia albicollis isolate bZonAlb1 chromosome 31, bZonAlb1.hap1, whole genome shotgun sequence genome encodes the following:
- the LOC141725895 gene encoding uncharacterized protein LOC141725895, translating into MPWDTEAEQELSMESREDKCPRQNLVEEAVLSGSTAQEANGEEKPRRCRTRRGCKRSRRGSEGERASLGREGGRRRSQSSELMLHEQLHDGEKPHTCEECGKSFRWNCHLIVHQRIHTGERPYECSKCGKRFTRSSYLLLHYQSHREERPFQCPDCGKGFKHNSTLITHRRIHTGERPYECPQCGKSFYSSSSLTKHQRRHH; encoded by the exons atgccctgggacactgaggcag agcaggagctgagcatggagagcagggaggacaaatgcccacggcagaacctggtggaagaggccgttttgagcggctctacggcgcaggaagccaacggggaggaaaagccccggagatgccgcacgaggaggggctgcaaacgcagccggcggggatctgagggggaaagagccagcctgggccgggaaggcggccggagacggagccagagctcggagctgatgctccatgagcagctccatgatggggagaagccccacacgtgcgaggagtgtgggaagagcttcaggtggaactgccacctgattgtgcaccagaggatccacactggggagaggccctacgagtgttccaagtgtgggaagaggtttacAAGAAGCTCCTATCTCCTCCTGCACTATCAgagtcacagagaggagaggcccttccaatgccccgactgtgggaagggattcaagcacaactccaccctcatcacccaccggcgcatccacaccggggagaggccctacgagtgtccccagtgtgggaagagcttctacAGCAGCTCTAGCTTGACcaaacaccaacggaggcaccactaa